The Oryza brachyantha chromosome 6, ObraRS2, whole genome shotgun sequence region agtattacttctaattttatatatttatataaaaacttaaataagataaatgattaaatatatacctAAAATTTAACGGCgttaaacaaaaaaaggagaggagtATATTGAATGCTCTTGTTTGTCTTTTCAAGCACCGAGTGGCCCAAAACCTATTAGTGCTTTCTGTCTTTTGGCAAAACACTATTCTGCTTTTTGTCATGATACTATTATCGAATCATAACTAAACTAATAAGCACCTAGAACCAACTTTCTTCCCTGTATATGTCGTCTACAGTCCGATTATTGTCTCTTCTCCACCACGATAggcaaatttatttatgtgggTCCGAATCTCATTATGTTTTAtggatttttaatttacacGTTTTTCAAGcttctaaataatatattttatcaaaaaaatcgGAATCATATGAATTAGATAATTCTTTAGTCATTCAATCATAGCTAACTTAAACAGGACCTTAgtagcaaaataaattaatcctCAAATGGAACCCATTATGACAAGTGGCCAGTGTGTAAAATATTGAATACGTAAAAATCATATGATCTGTTATATATTTCACTGACCTCCGCAGGTGACCTCCGCGGGTGTATTTATAACATATGTACGGGATAGAAACttagagtacaagataaatattctatcgtatctctctaaaatattatctttatctctagagtttctatTAGACTAGCTTTATTATCTCTAAtcgtatatgtatatatatacatatctcATTCCCCCACAATCGTAACGGGAGCGGAGTGAACGATTGCAACTGGATTTAAATCTTGTGTTTTCATTGTCTTCTCTTCTTTGTTCCACCATCATCAATTGCATATCCGATGGAGGGTCCTCCACCTTGGTGACTTCGTCTCTTTTTGTATGGCTGTGTCACTGTATGCCGTCCCTTGTCTCTGCTGGCATGTCATGAACGATAGCGATGATCACGATAATAGAGATGCTTTTGACTAGAATTATCGAGGATAATTTGCTACAATATCCGTTCGCACAAgagttttctatataaagttCGCTAAttacatttatattataaagtaagttcatttaatcatttataccCTTAAATCAGATTGTACACGGTGCAAGCAAAACCCATCAAAACCATGAAACCAAACTGGACCGGCTCTGAAATACGGTTCGCACTCGGGTTCTTTTGTTGCTGggtctagattgtttgaagtGCATCTGGTTTGGGTACAGAACGGGTTAAAACCGACGAATCATTTCAACCCATCCTCTTCCTTATTTTtatcgcttttgtttatacttataacttaaaatttaaatttttaatcttatatttagagttgatttagaggttttttcaccgaatttactttttagcattgtcttttagattaataagaaagcatatataaaatttttatttataaattaattcatttggaaatatatcgtttgggtTTCTTcgtaaaaaaccaaacaatcattgtagctaattcataaataaacttttatatatgtgctctcAATGATCTAAAGGTTAagcccgaaaaataaactacgatgaaatcatcaaatcaactctaggtttaaacttaaaagtttaaattttagtttacaaGACGAGGCTGCTTACACCGTGCGGACGAGGCATGTGCTGTCTCTCAGACAATCACCGCATCGATCCATTTGCAAACCTATTTTCTAACTGAAGATTATATTGCagcggtaaaaaaaaaagaagcaaaaacACGAATTGCATACCCGATTACTGACAACTGGTAATTCACCAGGCGAGTGAGAGAGACGAAGGCTGCGTTCGGGAGTGGGGTGGTGAGGGTAAGTTATCCAGCGCatgaaaaacgtaataatagattagtacataattaattaattattaattactgaaaaaatataaaatagattaatatgattttttaaaacaacttttctatagaaattgtttataaaaaatacatcatttagtaaTTCAGGAAgtgtgcgcgcgaaaaacgaggatGGTTAGATAACTTACATcctagccgaacgcggccaaaGAACCAAGAGAACCCGACCGAAAATCGAAAGGCTGTAAAAGCAACAGCGCCCACATATAGACCCAAAGTAGAGAAGGCGCCATCGGCCTTTTCTCATCTCATTTCTGCGACGAAACGGGCGAAGGAAGGGGAACCTATGTACGTATACACATACAGTAGTAGTATGTCAGAGTCACTCTACGGTTATCTGCAGCACGGTCGTCAGCCTTGGTTTTCTGTATCTTCTCAGAAGCAGCGAGGAGCAGACCACGCTCACGGACGAGAAGGCCATgcaggcgccggcgagccacGGCGGCATCTGGAGCCGGGTGAACGGGAacagcgcgccggcggcgaccgggatGGCCACCACGTTGTACGCCATGGCGAAGAAGTAGTTCCACCGGATCCGGCTGAAGGTCTTCCGGGAGAGGTCGATCGCCGTGATCACGTCCTCCAGGTTGTTCCTCACCAGCACGTAGTCCGCGGCCTCGATGGCGATGTCGGTGCCGCCTCCTATGGCCATCCCGACGTCGGCGGCCGCCAGCGCGGGGGAGTCGTTGATGCCGTCCCCGACCATGGCGACGATGCTCCCGTCCTTTTGGAGGGAGCGAACGACGTCGGCCTTTCCTGCGGGCATGACTTCAGCTCTCACGTCCTCGATGCCTACCTGCCATGAACACAAAATCGAGACATACGAGGAGGTGTTCAGGTAGGTAAATGATGAACATTATGGATCAAGGAAGGTAATGGAGACTAACCTCCTTTGCGACGGCTTTTGCTGTTCTCCAGTTGTCACCTGTGAGCATCACGGGATGAACACCCATCTTTTTTAGTCCTTCCACAACTACACCAGCCTCTCTTTTCAGGGGATCGGTTATCCCCATTAAACCCACAAAACTATCATCGTACGACACAAGAATGCCTGTTTTTGCATTCATTTCCAGGTCTACCAGGAAATTTTCAGCTTCTGGAGGAACGTTCACGCCATTTTCAGTAATCAAAGTACGATTACCAACCTGCCAAACAGTTATGTCTAGATAATCAGTGGCTTAATTTAAAAGGAGGTCCAGCATTAGATGGTTTGCACTTGTACACTGTTTTCAGCTCTGTTGCAAGGAAGGCAGGGAAGAATAATGGCAGCATATGACTCACCAGAACTTTCTTCCCACTAATCATGCATTGAACCCCTTTGCCTGGCAAGGCAGAGAAATCTTCAACTTGAAGGAGCCACTTAGATAatatctcttcttttctttgctCAATTCCATTTTTAGATGTAGGGAGCTTGCCAAAGAAATGGAAATGAAATGCATACTCCACAATAGCTTTTGCCAGAGGATGCTCGCTGCTTGCCTGggtacaaaacaaaatattttttttttacatttaacAAGATAATATGGACAAGGGTGGCTAAAACCCTGAGGAGCAAAACATAGTGGTTTATCATACTGCTATGAGGCACACAATTAACCAGACCAAGACACACTATTTTTTGCTACAGCTTGATACGAACTACACAAGTAACTTGAGACCAAATTTTGCTTTACCTCTGCAGATGCTACTAGCGTGAGGAAATCCCCAAGGTCCATTCCTGAGAAAACCTTCGCTGTTGTTACAACTGCCTTTCCTTGTGTCAGCGTCCCTGTTTTATCAAAAATCACATAATTTACATTTTGAGCCCTCTCCAGGGCATCTCCACCCTTTACAAGTACTCCATGATTAGCTCCAACTCCAGTTGCCACCATCACAGCTGTAGGTGTTGCCAGACCAAGGGCACAAGGACAAGCAATCACAACTACAGCTATTGCAAAcatgagagagaaaacaaagcAGTTGCTAGTTCCAGAAATCCATGAATTTGGATATGCTCCCACCCATCCACACAAAAACCTACAAAGCAGCCAATGTACATGTAAAAAAGTTGATGTAAAAAAGTTGAAGTTTAAGACTATCACTCAGAAACTATGTTAGTGGCACTTGAACTTACCATACAAGGAACGTTATTATAGACAAGGTGATGACAATCGGAACGAAAATGCTAGCCACCTGAAATCACAATGCAGGTGGTTTCAGCATTAACCAAAACAGGCATTAACCTATAATCATTACCGTGCTTTTAGGAAACACATGCTTTTCACAGCAAAACTAGTCTATTCTTCCCAGAATTCTATTGAAATTTTCAGAATATGCAAAAGGCTCGAGTATCTTTTGTATTAAGAAAGCGTTGAAGGTCAATAATAGGTTACAACTCATAACACCAGAAGGTCCAGAACTAGAAGCAACATAAGAACGATATTGTTAAAAGGGCACGTGTGAATAATCAAATTCTTATATAAACAAACAACATTCGCTTGCAACATTTTCAAGTATGGAAAATAGTAATCAGATCACAAAAAATGCTGACCCTTTTAATGTTAACAGATAAAGTACTACTAGTAAATAATATCTACTGACTAAGTAAATCAAGGACATCACTAAAAAAATGGAAGTGTACTCACATAATCAGCAAATTTCTGTATAGGGGCTTTGGACATCTGAGCAGTTTCAACCAGAGATATAATCTGACTCAGAACTGTCTCAGATCCTACTTTGTTTGCTTGTATATGAAGGACGCCATGCAAGTTCATTGTCCCTCCAATTACTGCACTGGATACTTCTTTGGCAATGGGTGCAGATTCACCAGTTATCATACTTTCATTGACATGGCTTGCTCCCCACACGACAACACCATCAGCAGGAACTTTTGAACCAGGAAGCACTTTTAAGATGTCTCCAGGTTGAACTAATAGTGCatcaatctctctctcctcgacGTATTTTCCTTCTGTATTTGCAAAGAACAATGTGAGATTGTGAATATTgatagtataaaaaatacacacaAGTTGGCTAAAACAAATCCAAAATAGTCTCCCGAATTGATGGATGGGTGTGCcttaattgtatatatttcaAAGGACAAAAATTTTACCATATACCTTTGTCTTTCAGAAGCAAAAGAGCAGTAGCAGGGACCAATTCTACAAGCTTCTTGATAGCATCTGAAGTCTTTCCTTTTGCAAGAACCTCAAGATATTTTCCGAACAACACAAATGTAATGATCATTGCacttgtctcaaaatatatggGAGGCCGAAATCCAGTGAATGCTCCGTATATGAGTGCACAAACAGAGTACACATATGATGCAGTGGTGCCGAGAACAACTAACACATCCATATTTGTAGAGCCGTGTCTCAGGGCCCTATAAGCCGCAACATAGAACCGTTTGCCAACAACAAACTGTACAATGCTTACCAATATCCACTTCAGCAAATCTCCCATACGAAATGGTCCACAATGCATTAGTAGTATTGCACTAATGAAAGGTATACGAGGGCAGACCATGCGtataaaaaatacaggaaTCTGGTGCAAGGACACAATTGAATAGAGTTAGTAAGAAAGTGGCCTTGCAACGCAGGTTCAAAAGTGTTCTGGAATagcaagaagaaaaataatgatgTAGCTAGGGAAAATACTTTAACACCACTATCATTCAGTGCTGCCAAATTTGCTGCAAATATCAAGTAAATGTGAACATGTTTTCCTATGGCATCTCAACTTGGTGGGTTTCACATGTAAGATAAAGAAAGCATTTAACATTTGCCAATTACTTCAGATGACACAGGGGCCAATGGTCACTATTTAAGACAGGAATATCTAAGGTTCTGTTTTTCCATATAAGTGCCACAGAGGTCTGTGAGATCAATCCTCCAGGTGGCAATCATGTCAAGGATATCCTTAGAAACATTCATCCAACTATATAACCTTTGGGCAAGGATGCATCACTATGTCTGTGGAGAAAAGGAAGTGCAAAGGTTAAAACTTACACTTAAGAATAAACTTGAGCGGAGAAGATGAAGCATTTTGGAGGCCTCCTGTGCATCATTTGAAGCCCCTCGTGCATATGGATTCTGCACATGAGCTTTCAATCTTCCATTGCTTCCTGTCTCAATTGCGTCCACAATTGATCTCAGACCAACTGCTTCCGGATCAAATACAACTTCTACTTCTGAGACAGTAGCGTTTACATCAAACTGTCGCAAACCAACCATCTTCTTAAGGATATCATGTAATATATTAGCATCCCTCTCTGTGTGCAATCCAGTCAGACCTAGCAAAATCTTATCTTGCTCACTGCTCTGTAAGAATGCAGCTTCAAAACCAGCATCCTCAATAGCCTGGACAATTTCATCCTTGTTAATGGCTGTAGGATCATACTCAACTTCCCCTAGTGATGTTGCCAAAGCAACAACAGCTCCTTTTACACCAGGTAGCTTTTTCAAAATCCCCTCAACTGAGTTCACACAATTAGCACATGTCATTCCTCCTATCCTAAATTGTGCTGACAAAGTCTTTTGTGCCTTAGGCTGAGAGATCGCAGAATCTGGGAGAATTTCTGCATCGAATCCAGCATCTTCTATAGCTTCTATTATATCCTCAACCTACATAAACAAGTTCCCAAGTAAGAATTGCAGGTAGATAAATGCCccatataagctaaaaatgtATGTCTGCAATGAATAGTGGGTGTCCATTAAATCTAATTGTATCTGTATGCCTATTATGCAGAGGAGGTAACAAATAGAACTTGCTGCTAAATGTGCACTTAATAATCAAGAAGACCATCCTTAATAGGtccaataaaaacaaaacgatGAAGCACATCAGCAATTTTCTAGCACAACTTAACTAATGTTCACATTAATAGTCGTTACAACAATCATTTGGAGTTCCAGTCAAAAATGAAGTGCGGAACGCACATGAACGTACTTTGCAACATAATAACCAAAGCCATtcataacttttaaaactgTGAATTTACACTAGTACTATGATAAGAGTAAATCTTATCACTGCTAAAAGTTTATACACTTACATGTTAATTACTGGCCACAAAATCAGTCCGCAACATTGTTTTGCATTTATTTTTGCTCAAAGGAATGCTTCATGATGACTATTTAGCAACCACATAACTCGGGACTCTAAATTTAGCACCCTTTTGACATTCCCCCCCGGAAAACATGACTCGGCTGCTCCCTAGCTCAGCAGCCAACAAAACGCTGTTCTAGTACAGCAGTTACCCCATTTCTGCCGGTACAAACAACCAATTGCAGCAAAATGCCAGCCCCAAATCCCACAACTCAGAGTCCACCCACAATCACGAGCTTGTAAGTTGCAACAAGGTTACAGCACATTCAACCGCCAAAGCAAAAAAGAGCACCAAGCTCTGGACACAGGGCTAACTAACCACATTTCACGAATCAAATTATGAAACATTATCACCGCAAGGTTaattcagcaaaaaaaaatcgtctcggcctaaaaccaaaatttgcaaaatcatACAAGGTTGACTCAGTCACACGTAGTAAATTCAAACTactattgtttaaaaaaaatgtaaaatgaaATGCACCGAGTTCTAAGTTCTACTTGGTAGCGAAAATCACGACCGAGCAGCGTGATCCAGCCTCCTAAAATCCTTCTCTACCGCACCAACCATCACCCATGCAGCAATTCGAGCCGAAAAAACACTTGAAACAAATTACCACCAGGTAAACGTCAACAAGCTCACGAATCCCCGGACGCGCAAaactcggtctccacctccACGGGCACAAACACGCAAGGATCATCACATCACatcacaccacaccacaccacatcacggcggcggcatcaCCTTGACGAGCGCCGGGTCGAACACGACGCGGGCGCGGTTCTGGAGCAGGGACACGGCGACGCGCCGCACGCCGCGGCGGGCCGAGACGGCGCCCTCGACGGCGCTCGTGCACGCCGAGCACGTCATTCCGGTGACCCGCACgtgcgcctcctcctcctcctcctccgcccccgccggccCAGCGCCCCCCATCTCCTCGTCGTACGAGTCCAGCAGCCGGACGTCCTCCatctcgtcgccgcccccacccgccgccgccggccggccgccgccggcgaccgccgAGAGCTGCAGGTGGGCCATACTTGTCAGAGGCGAGTATTTGGTGGGAGAGAATACACAAGAGAAGAGGAGACGAAAGCGAGGAGAAGAGGCGAGGCGGATTTATATAAACGgagcaaaaaattaattaagtgcAGGGAGCTAACTGCGATGATTTACGTAGTTGAGGGGgttatttggaaaaaaattcgtatatttaaatatacttGAAAATTATTGTCTTTGCTTTTAGCTGGGAGAGGCAAATTTGGCCATATGATCTTTCCcgtttttgactttttgtcaGATGCTTCGAACGAGGCTTGTATCTTTGACCCGGTTTTGAATTTTGACCTGCGTCCTGAACACATTTGGTTGGTAGTAGTAGATGACATCACCGTGTTGGGGAAGTCAATGCTACGGTGTAGTATTGTTGCATAACTATGCATGTAATGGTGGAGAGTTACTGCTTGGTTTTATTTAAGATTTTGTTGTGAATAATTAACTACGTTGGCATTTTTggttaaaatacatattttttatgcatgttttcttatttaattgcCATCAAGGCAGAGTTTCCTAAACCCGTAgaataaatacagtaataaCATCACAAGTTAACTATAAATCTACATGGGtgagagaaaaatgaaaaataaagggtGTTAGCTCTCAATTTTACATATGctctaaaatatatctatgaaTATATAAGTGAGGCAAAAAGAATTAGCGAAAAATATTGGAGCAAATCTTACAGCTAATATATCATTCATGTCAGctataatatgattttggtccgatataaatttatagctattAGTTAGCTatctactattaaacttgtttTTACGAAACGTTCGATTTAATTAGCATTAGAGTGGTGGTTATGCTGTGTTGAGGGAGAAGTTGAGCTAAACCAACATGCCTTCCAAAGTCCAGACACTAGGTTAGcgacatttttgttttgctctGACAGCGAAAACTTTGGTCTCACGCTGCTGTCGTTGTGTTGCAACGCCGGTAGGGTACTCAATCCACTGCTAGTAGCGCTAAACCAACACACCCTGCACTGTATGAATTCGCCTCGAACACACCCAAACCATGACAAAACGagatcaaaattcaaatgaatTCAGAGAGAGATCGAGCTCGAGCTCTCCGGTGTCCAGGTCGTCTCtgggcctcgccgccgtgggcGACCGGCCGCACAGGAGAAGATTTGGAGAAGAAGACGAGCGGTTTCCCTTCGCCGGGAGATCGAATCCGCGTGCGGATGGGGATCGGGTGAGCCATCGCGCACGTGTTCCGCGCGGCTCGTCATTGTCATCGCCAATTAGCATATGATCTACTACGACTTGATTGGGTGATCAGTGCACTGCTAATCACCATACAATAGTACAGTCAATTTAATTGCTGGCTCTAATATAATAGTTCGCACCGTATAATAGCCAGCTATAGGCGTAtagttctcttttttttccatattataaaacattttttgcaCTTTCGATATTTATGTAtggatatatatcatatatctaaatttattagtatccacGTAAATCTAGGAGgagttatattattttataatataaaatggaggtacTCTCAATCCCAAATTAAACAACCCTAGTACAGATTAGATATTAACTTGTTCTacatccgtcccaaaatataaatatttttatgttgtttagtttctCTAGAGAAGAGTATTTTTACCTAGCCTCTGTATCCAACTGGATATACATACAATCCTCTTTTTAATTGGGAACTTGGTTGTTTAGCATAAATTGAGGTTAATTAGGAATAAAAGAATATAATGTTtcttaataaatgaaaaacaaatgagGCTGAGAGGTTAGCTGAGATAAGATGGGAATAGTTTGGATGAGAAAtgattgatgaaaaaaaagactataaataGTGataagaatatttatattttggtataagatataaatgtattttaaaataaatggaGTAGAACTAACCTACACATATtccctctgtcgaagaaaagttcctttttaggtttaaatctagacatagctTGTGTCTAAATTCAAAACCAGAAGTCGGTTTTTTTAGtactatatttgtttattttggtacAAACAAGTATATAggttctctttcttttcttgtcgAAGTTTATGCTGGATACAAATGTGTAGCTTGTTTTTCTACTTTCTTTACgcacatataaatatgatgcAGTGACATTTAGAATTTTAGCTATGGGTTTGTCACccctaaaaattatcatatacaATTTGGTAAATCCATTTTAGCAAatcaataataattataaagttGACAACatgattcaatatatatacactaagTAACACACATTTGTATTCAATGAACTTTTTTAGAAATACTATATATACTAGGCATGGAGTGCAAGATATGCCAGGACATACATAGGCCATAGGCCATGTTCCCAAGACCCAACAAGTTATCATCTAAACTCTCTTCTTG contains the following coding sequences:
- the LOC102703046 gene encoding cation-transporting ATPase HMA5; protein product: MAHLQLSAVAGGGRPAAAGGGGDEMEDVRLLDSYDEEMGGAGPAGAEEEEEEAHVRVTGMTCSACTSAVEGAVSARRGVRRVAVSLLQNRARVVFDPALVKVEDIIEAIEDAGFDAEILPDSAISQPKAQKTLSAQFRIGGMTCANCVNSVEGILKKLPGVKGAVVALATSLGEVEYDPTAINKDEIVQAIEDAGFEAAFLQSSEQDKILLGLTGLHTERDANILHDILKKMVGLRQFDVNATVSEVEVVFDPEAVGLRSIVDAIETGSNGRLKAHVQNPYARGASNDAQEASKMLHLLRSSLFLSIPVFFIRMVCPRIPFISAILLMHCGPFRMGDLLKWILVSIVQFVVGKRFYVAAYRALRHGSTNMDVLVVLGTTASYVYSVCALIYGAFTGFRPPIYFETSAMIITFVLFGKYLEVLAKGKTSDAIKKLVELVPATALLLLKDKEGKYVEEREIDALLVQPGDILKVLPGSKVPADGVVVWGASHVNESMITGESAPIAKEVSSAVIGGTMNLHGVLHIQANKVGSETVLSQIISLVETAQMSKAPIQKFADYVASIFVPIVITLSIITFLVWFLCGWVGAYPNSWISGTSNCFVFSLMFAIAVVVIACPCALGLATPTAVMVATGVGANHGVLVKGGDALERAQNVNYVIFDKTGTLTQGKAVVTTAKVFSGMDLGDFLTLVASAEASSEHPLAKAIVEYAFHFHFFGKLPTSKNGIEQRKEEILSKWLLQVEDFSALPGKGVQCMISGKKVLVGNRTLITENGVNVPPEAENFLVDLEMNAKTGILVSYDDSFVGLMGITDPLKREAGVVVEGLKKMGVHPVMLTGDNWRTAKAVAKEVGIEDVRAEVMPAGKADVVRSLQKDGSIVAMVGDGINDSPALAAADVGMAIGGGTDIAIEAADYVLVRNNLEDVITAIDLSRKTFSRIRWNYFFAMAYNVVAIPVAAGALFPFTRLQMPPWLAGACMAFSSVSVVCSSLLLRRYRKPRLTTVLQITVE